The following nucleotide sequence is from Vanrija pseudolonga chromosome 4, complete sequence.
AACTCAGGGGGACCTCAAACCCCCAACGCTTGCTCACCGAGACGGAGTGCTGAGTTAAAGCGGGTGGGTCTTCGAGTGCCTTGCCACTCTTGGCACATGCTTGACGTCAACCGCAGCAGCGGTTGCACAGCTTGGTACTGCTCTCCACCCCAAcgcctggcgccgccgctccgaTGCGCCGGAGGGTCATCGCCGACACAAGGGCGTGCCGTTAGCCTGCTGCCCGTGCAgggcgacgaccttgtcccTTGCCGGGTGCTCCTCCTTCACCATTCCGGCATCTGTCTCCGACGGCGCCCGTGCTCTGAATAGCCCGGCGACGTCGATCCCAGTGCTTGCTGGAGCCAGCTCCGCCCGCGGACTTTGGATCCGAGCTTATCGTCACTGTCGTCACCTGCTCCAAGGCGTGCTGCTGGTGATTTGGCGCAACTTGGCGCCATTGTACGCGTGTGCGCGTAGCAAATGCTATGCAGGATATGCAGGGGCGTGTATCCCTCGTGAATGCCGCGTGGCAGGCCAGCGTCCAAGCTGTCGATCCTTCGAATCTTCGTAGTCGGGCCTCTGCAATGACAATGACATGGGTGTGGATGTACTGAAAACTCCAAGAACCTCAAGACGGCAGCCAAAGACGGCGAGCCACAGCAATGGCGAAGGACGTCTCCAAGTGACACCTATCTGTCTCGTGGACCATTTCGGCCGCAGGAGACGAACGTCCCATTcgcccaccccaccaccagcgaGAGCATCGTACATGCGTGCCACTGCGGCATAACCTACAAGCCACCAAAGACGACGGCAGCCGGCAGCAGACCGGCCAGCCCGTAAGGGACAATGGCCCGAACGACACCTCCTGACGCCTTGGTGCCTTTGTACCCCTGCGCCGAGTCAATGTACCCCCTCCTACCGGAATAGTAGTCACTGCGAAAGTCGGGGATGTAGTCGGTGGGATACATGACCTGGCTGCCGGCTCTGATCTCAAACTTGTCCGAAGTGACAGTGGCAATGTAGTCGTAGCCGTCCCCGAGGTTATTCTTCCACTTTGGACGCTggagggtggcggcgaggaagtaGCCCTGTGCCGGCTGTCTGAGTTGTGAGCTGTGAACACCAACAAACACGTACACCTTGGGCCAGTCGTCGGGAAACTCGTCCGTGTACACTGCCCATGGGTCGGCCTTGGACTGTGGCCACCTCGGGAATGGCCGCAAGCTGTCGTAGTTGCGCACTTTGGACACGTCAGCTCATATGTAGAGCCACTGTGCGGCGAGCCACTTACGCTGGTGGACGAAGGTCATGTtctgcgcgctcgccatgACCCTTGGGTCGTCGTGCCGCAGCTCGACGATGTAGTTCACTTCCGATGCTTTTCGCGGCTGTGGAATCGGGCCACCCTCGAGTACGAAGAGGTTTGGCCATAGCATGCGCGGGCTTGCGACCCCTGTGTGTGATGCACTCAGTTCTGACTCCATGTGTCGCGAGGTTGCGTCGCAGACCCACAATAGTCGCCTGCCTTGGGGAACGTGAACTTGATCGTTTTGGCCAACTCCTGGCCCTCTTCTGGAGTAAGTGTGCCGGTGGGGCTTTGCTGCGGTGATGTCGCCGAAGTCGTTGCGTTCTGGCCCAGGGCCACCTGCGCACATAGCAAGATTGCTGCAGCTGTAGTCACGAGCATGGTGAGTGGAGAGGGGGTGAAGTTTGCACGAGACCTAGCATCGAGGGACATACATATATGTGGACTGCGGTGGGCTCGCGATCTTGCGTCGTGTTGACCTTTACGCGTCTCCTTGGCGCACAGGTCATTCCCGTGGATAGGGAGGTTCCAAGGGGCTCCGGTGTCACCTCCTCAACGTTGAGGGAGGACAATCAGAACACTGATAACGGGCAGCGGTCTGGATGAAACTGGAATGCGTAAAGGTGGTGGGCATTGGTTTCTTGGCACTCGGATACCAAATCCCTTTTATACTTGCGCCAAGATGAGTGCTCTCCCCAACTCGTCCCCTCAAACACATCATGTTAGTATACTCACTGCTCATGGCGGCCCACTGCATcacctcggcagcggcatcaTGGGCCTCTGCGGGGTGGCAGGCGCCAAAGTacgaccccgccccgctcggcgcgccggcatgCCCGACCGGCGCATCCGCCTCGCCACAAGTACCGTGTATCGGCCCAGGCTACAGCCCCCTGGACAATGTGGGGATCACGTTCCCCAAGGCAGGCGACTACTGTATGTCTTTGTTTCTGGGCCGCTCTAGAGCTAGCTGACTCGCGCAGGGGTTGCCAAcggctcggccgccgccgagtggTCGTTGCCCCGCCTCGGGAGAaacggcagcgaggaggtgTTCCAGATGATGCTCTATAACCGCAACGCGTCCATTCTCCCTTCCTATGTCATACTCCAGAACTACGGTACGTTTGCTGCTTGCCACTAGACCAGCTTCTGACACCCTCACAGTTAACTACTCCAACTTTAGCACAATCTCAGAGCGGAAGATCGAGTGGGTTGCGTGGCATCGAGAACCTGACTGACGGCGCAGATCCCTCCAGATCGCCCCTGCAACGGGCTACTGGGCAGTCCTGGCCACGTCAAGACAGAAGGACGTGAATGACCAACGGTACAACAGGTTGTGGTCCCGCTACCAGGTCTGGTGCAGCTCGGACGAGTTTGAGATCAAGCCGCCTGGGACGCTGCAGAGGCTGCCGGGCAACTACTCGCACATTAACGACCCATACCAGTACCCCACCGGCCCGTCCGCAGCGGGGAGGCCATGAGCGGGCGCAAGATGTGGCCGGGCGCAGCTTCGCCGGTTGGCCTTGTGGTATAGTGGCTACATGTATGAGATGAGAGCATGGAATCCCGCGCCAAGAGAGCAGGGGAGGTAAGAGGGCAGTGACCGACCCCATTAGTGCGACAGCGCACGACTGCGCGTCAGTGGGAACTTGGCATCATCCCGAAGCCTCAGTTCTCCTAAGTTGTACATCACGACGGAGCATATGGCTACAGCACACTGACCACCGCGACGAGGATCACAGCGGCAAGCGGCACACCCACGACAGCGCGTTCGGCGGCCGCGGAAGGCTTGGCAGTGGGCGAAGGCGAGGTCTGGGCACCACCAGAGGAGCCGACAGGAGTACTGTGCGCGGCGCCAGAGCTTTGCGCAGGCCCAGAGCTCTCCGGCGCACCCGAGCTTTGGGGCACCCCCGAGCTCGTCACCGTCCCAGTACTCTGGGCCAGATCGGCATAGTCGGCTGGGTAATCGACATGCGTTCCGTCCGGCTTGATCTCAAACTCCTCCGACGTCGCGAAGAAGCTCGTGTCCGTCTGGGGGCCGGGGATCTCGTCCGTGTCAATCTGGAGCCAGTATCCCGTGCCAGGGGGCACCTGGTCCGCGCTGCATGGTCAGCGCTCGCCCAGAACACCCGCCCACCTCAGCCTGTTGGCGCTGAACACGCTGCCGTTGTTGAGGCTGACTGTCGATCCGGCGAACGGCTGGATCGCCTTAGGGAGGATGCTCGCGTCCCGGTTCCACAGGGTGATCGTCGTCTTGTTGGACGCGTTGTACGCCGGCACGACCTCCCACTCGAGCACGGGGTACCCACCGACCGCCCACGACGAGTTGGCGGTCGGCCACTTGATGCGGCGCGTGTTCATCCCCGTGCCGACGCAGAGCGTATCGCCTTGCGAGTGGCTGGTGGGGCAGCCGACAGGGCTGCGCttggtgcgcggcgcgctggccaCGGGCGTCGGGTCGCGGGGCTCGAGCGCTGCGGCGAACGAAAGGAGGCCCAGGATGGTGAGGGGAAGGACGAGCATTGTGCGTGAAGGGATGGGAGGGGAAGAGGAGTCGGGGGGTGTCAGGCCCTCGCTTTATGTTCTTGCTGTGCTCCGCGTCTCGTTGTTTGGATGCGGGATGCAGTGCACCTCGTCGTTGCGTTGTTGCCCACTGCCTCGCTCCGCGGCATGACAACGCCAAGTTAGCTTAATCCGCATTATGCTTGGGCGGTAAACCGGCACagtctgctgctgcgtgccTCGGCAACGGCAGGGACGGGCCCATGACTACATCCGCAGGCACAGCAGCGGTCAAGTCAACAACACCGGCAGCTCACTGCAGCAGGTCAATGCAATGCGGAGCGCGTGTTTCAGATGCTGGGAGCAACGATACCATGCAGGCTGCAGCGAAGTGGCTTCCTGCCAAGCCGGAGCTGCGCTATGAACCGTGGTGGCAGATTATGACATTGCAATGATGGGCATAAAGACAAACCAACCCCTTCTACAACACGCTCATGGCAGCGGccacgagcacggcggcaagcggcgcgccgactgcCATCCGCTCTGCGCCAGAGGGCTTCGCCAAGGAGGCGTACGCGGGCGGATAGTCGACCTTGGAGCCCTTGGGCTTGATCTCAAACTCCTGGCTGGTGGCGAGAACCCACGACTCGTTGCCTTTGGGTGTGCcgtccgagtcggtcgccacgccgcgcaTGACGAACCAGTACCCAGGCGCGGGTGGTGTCTGGTCGGCGCTGATGACGCGTTAGCTAGCTTGGCGATGAAATGAACATACTTGATGGGGaaaggcgacgacgcgccgccgtccttcCACTGCTCCCAGGCTCCGaacagcgcgacgcgctgagGAAGAACGCTGACATTGCGGTTGTACAGCCATACCCAGCCGGTGGTGTACGAAGTGCTCGTTTCCCACTGCACTGCGGGGCgctcgcccaccgcccagccCGAGGTGCTGTTCGGCCAGGTGATCTTAGTGTCGTTGCTGCTGAATCCTGCGCCGACGCAGTCCAACAACGGCGACTGCGATGAGCCTGCCGCACACGGCGGAAGGCCCGTCTGGTTGAGGCCCGTCGGGGCGACGGTGGGGCTGGCCCAGCCTTGGTTGGCCAGCGAGAGGACTGAAGTGATGAATACGAGGGCGAGCATGGGTGGTTGGGGATGGGATGCCTTGTTGCcggagcagcaggcaggcagttATGAATAGTTGAGAAAGTGGGGCAGCCCGCGGGACCGTGACGTGAGCGACGATGAGCCCAAGGTGGCCGATATCGTCGGATTCCACTGCAGTGCTGAACACTCCGATGCGGCAAGCTTGGCATTCCCTGACTGCTCCTCGCTTGTCCAAGCGCCGTTGACGACGCGTTGACGCCATGTGATGGCCCGTCAACAAATGgcggtgcgcgtcgccgtgtgGAGCACCATGCGGGATCCTTGGCGTTTGTCTTTTGAATGCCTGGTTGCCGACGCTACCGAAGGTCACGCAACACAACCCGCCAGCCCCGCGGACGATGCCGGCCTTTTATAAAGGTCGTCtggtctcctcctcgtcctcctcttgCCACCCCCCACACCGACCATGCTATTAGCCCTGCACACATtcgcctcgctcctcctcgcctccctcgTGGTCGCGCAGTCCCAGTCCACATCCACACCGACAGCTGCCCCCactgcgccgacgacgatccccaccggcggcgtggcgacCACGACAACCTTCCATGGGACGATCAATGATGGCGCCCAGGTCATGACCCTTGACACCGCGACAGTCAAGTACATCCTCGCCAATGTGACGGTCAAGTTCCCGACCTCGTCAGACTGGTGTAAGTGCGAGGAGCCGCCTCTGCGCGTCATTTGCTTACACGACGTAGGGGCAGCCGAGGCCAAGCACCCTTGGCccaacctcgccctcctgGGCGGGCCATTGAACAACGTctccctcccgccgctgTCCAGCCTGCCCCAAGGCTCGCGGTACTACTATGCCTACAACTTCAACCTCACTCTGAACAATGATGACACGTCGCTGCTGAAGGCGCCCTTGGTCGTGGCGCAAGAGGGTCGAAGCGGAGACCCATCGTGGCCCAACTTCTTACAGCCTGCGAGCTTCGTGGCGAAAGAGTTGATTAATGCCAAGTAAGCAGCTCGTCGGGAACGAGTGTTGACACGCCCCAGAGTGCGCCCAGGACAAGGTTATTACCTCAGATACCTGTTCGACTCGTACTCGGGCACATCATCCCAGCCCAACAACTTCCTGAACGTCACCTCGGACAAGTTTGAGATCAGAGCAGGTAGCATCACCACATACCCGGCAAACTTCTCCGTGGCCGACAATTACCAGTACTCCCCTTCGGAAGCAATGGGATCAGGCGCTGGAATTGTGCTCCCTGGTTCTCTGTTGGTCGTTGGTTTGCTGGCTGCAGCAGTGCTGTGAGAGTCTGATTCCCTGTCTGTAACATGAATGCCCCGTGACGTGCTCCCGCACAAGACCTCATAACCCAATGCATGTACATGTCTGCTTCTTCTCCGCCTAGCCCTCCAGTGCGACCTCGTTCAATGCCTCGCCAAAGACAGCCATGGCACGCGacatctcctcctcggtgacgaTGAGGGCGGGGATGAAGCGGATCGTGTCAAAGCACGACGTGGTGAGGATGATGACTCCCTTCTCCTTGCACTTGGTCTGCACGCGCGAGCCAATCTTCTGAGGCAAGGCAGTGCCAGGTGCGAGGCCCTCGTGGGTGAGCTTGTCCGTGTTGGAGCGGaactcgacggcgaccatgagctgggggggggggagcGTCAGCCAGGGCCTTTACTAGGATCCATTCTCTACTCACTCCCTTGCCGCGGACGTCGGCGATGAGGTGGCCAGTCTTGGGGCTGGCCTGGAGCGCGCGGAGAGCGTTGAAGATCTGCTCGCTGCGGGCGGCAACGttggccttgacctcgcccGTGGCGAGCACGTCCTGGACGGCAACGCCAGCGGCACACGCGACGGGGTTGCCGGCGTACGTGCCGCCCATGGTTCCGGGCTCAAACTTGTCCATGAGGGCCTTGGACGACGCGATGCCCGAGAGCGGGAATCCATTGGCCACGCCCTTGGCGAAGGTCAAGATGTCGgggcgcaggccgaggtccGAGATGGCAAAGTACGAGCCGGTGCGGTAGAAGCCGGTctggacctcgtcgaggacgagaaggaTGCCGTGCTGGTCGCAGAGCGAGCGGAGATGGTGCAGGAAGCGCGGAGGGCATGGGACGTAGCCACTGGACGTTAGATGCGTGCAGGTCGGCAACACTCACCCCTCGCCCTGGACAGGCTCAATGAagatggcgccgacgtcgagcggggCGACCTGCTGGcggaagacgaggtcgagctggtggATCGCAGCGTCGACAAGCACGTCCTCAggggtcgagggcggcaggccgagcgagtGCCAGTAGGGGTAGGGCGCGACGAAGACGCCGGGCTGTATGTCAGCGTGGCACCGAATGCCCCAAACGTACCATGTGCGGGCCGGTCTTCTTCGAGTAGACGGGCTTGGAGCGGGTGAggctcgcgctgccggccGTGCGGCCGTGGTATGCGCCCTGGAACGTGACGATGGCGTGGCGACCGGTCGAGGCGCGTGCGAGCTTGAtagcggcctcgacggcttCAGTGCCTGAGAAGAAGCGTGAGTACTGCTCGCGATAATCagtgcgcgagggcgaggtgagtCGCGGGTGACATCGCTTGGGCGAGCACACGCCCCTCACACACGAAACTGCCTGCCTCTCGCGCCCGCTCCAACTCACCCGAGTTCCAGAAGTAGATCGCATCGAGCGACTTGTTGGGGAGCACGGGCAGGAGACGGTCAATGAGCTGGAGGTAGGCGGGGTTCTGGAAGATGGAGCACTGCATGTGGACAATGTTGCCGACCTgctcctgcgcggcggccgtgacgGCAGGGTGCGAGCTGTGCGTGTCAGACGACCTTGTCATCGCCACCTCCTTTCGCCTGCTCTACTCACTGCCCGAGGTTGGTGACGCCAATGCCCGCCGTAAAGTCGAGGTactccttgccgtcggcggtggtgagggTCAGCCCGCGGCCCTTGACCACGACCTCGTCGTacaggcggccgaggccgcggcaGGTGTGGTCGCGGCCAAACTGCTCCCACTCGGCGGTTGTGCGGACTTGGATGGGcatggtgtggtgtgtggtgctTTACGATGGGGGAGGCGACTGGagcagtgacgacgagcagcaagATATACCCACTCCCCGTCGCTTGGGACGCGAGAGACGAGACGAA
It contains:
- the davT gene encoding 5-aminovalerate aminotransferase DavT, yielding MPIQVRTTAEWEQFGRDHTCRGLGRLYDEVVVKGRGLTLTTADGKEYLDFTAGIGVTNLGHSHPAVTAAAQEQVGNIVHMQCSIFQNPAYLQLIDRLLPVLPNKSLDAIYFWNSGTEAVEAAIKLARASTGRHAIVTFQGAYHGRTAGSASLTRSKPVYSKKTGPHMPGVFVAPYPYWHSLGLPPSTPEDVLVDAAIHQLDLVFRQQVAPLDVGAIFIEPVQGEGGYVPCPPRFLHHLRSLCDQHGILLVLDEVQTGFYRTGSYFAISDLGLRPDILTFAKGVANGFPLSGIASSKALMDKFEPGTMGGTYAGNPVACAAGVAVQDVLATGEVKANVAARSEQIFNALRALQASPKTGHLIADVRGKGLMVAVEFRSNTDKLTHEGLAPGTALPQKIGSRVQTKCKEKGVIILTTSCFDTIRFIPALIVTEEEMSRAMAVFGEALNEVALEG